The sequence ATTATGGATACAATGCAGAATTGGTAAACAGAAAAGTTATAAAACGGTTAAAAAAGGAAACGCCATATACAAATCTTCAAGTTGTTTGTATGCCATATTATGCTCCTTTTGTTAAAAACGCTATGGTTATTCCTTTGGCGATCGACCTGAACTTATTTGATTTTAAAAGAAAACACATTGAAGACCATGTTGTTATTGCCCATGCGCCAACGAATAAACGATTCAAAGGGACGGAATTCATTGTTGAAGCAATAGAAAAGATGCAAAAGGAAGGATGGAAAATCCGTTTTGATTTAATAGTTGATGTTAAACATGATGAATTGAGAAAAAGATATTCCATGTGTGATATTTTTATTGATCAAATTATTGCCGGCTGGTATGGAACGGCAGCAATTGAAGCAATGGCTGTAGGGCGAACGGTAGTTGCCCACATCGACCCAAAATATTTTAATTACATCGATTTCGCCGATGAAATACCGATTGTTAATGCTAACAAAGATTCAATATATTTTGTATTAAAAGAACTGGTTTGTAACAGACATATGCTTCCGGAACTAGGAGAAAAAAGCAGAAAATTTGTTGAAAAGCATCATGATGTTACTAAACTAACCGCCAAACTGATTAAAATATATGAAACGCTTTAAGAACTATTTAATAGGTAAAATAAGAATAGCTTTGCTTGGTAGAGGAAGAAAGAGGTCGGCTATCTATATAAATAAGTACACAAAAAGTTTATATCCCAAGTTTGATTTTTCTTTAAAAGTTGCGA comes from Acidobacteriota bacterium and encodes:
- a CDS encoding glycosyltransferase, which encodes MKKLRVFHGLVNYGTQAGFFAKELRKQGIEALSACYHDNYKRQIDVQLLHKGNIIQKALKYTWNGIRKLYWFYKFNVFHFYYGTTLFRKQRDLPFYKLFGKKIIMHYLGGDVVIYNSKYTHYGYNAELVNRKVIKRLKKETPYTNLQVVCMPYYAPFVKNAMVIPLAIDLNLFDFKRKHIEDHVVIAHAPTNKRFKGTEFIVEAIEKMQKEGWKIRFDLIVDVKHDELRKRYSMCDIFIDQIIAGWYGTAAIEAMAVGRTVVAHIDPKYFNYIDFADEIPIVNANKDSIYFVLKELVCNRHMLPELGEKSRKFVEKHHDVTKLTAKLIKIYETL